From Choloepus didactylus isolate mChoDid1 chromosome 19, mChoDid1.pri, whole genome shotgun sequence, one genomic window encodes:
- the LOC119515745 gene encoding 60S ribosomal protein L21-like — translation MTNTKGKRRGTRYMFSRPFRKHGVVPLATYMRIYKKGDIVDIKGMGTVQKGMPHKCYHGKTGRVYNVTQHAIGIVVNKQVKGKILAKRINVRIEHIKHSKSRDSFLKCVKENDQKKKEAKEKGTWVQLKRQPAPPREAHFVRTNGKEPELLEPIPYEFMA, via the coding sequence ATGACGAACacaaagggaaagaggagaggcaCCCGCTATATGTTTTCTAGGCCTTTTAGAAAACATGGAGTTGTTCCTTTGGCCACGTATATGCGAATCTACAAGAAAGGTGATATTGTAGACATCAAGGGAATGGGCACTGTTCAAAAAGGAATGCCTCACAAATGTTACCATGGCAAAACTGGAAGAGTCTACAATGTTACCCAGCATGCTATTGGTATCGTTGTAAACAAACAAGTGAAGGGCAAGATTCTTGCCAAGAGAATTAATGTACGTATTGAGCATATTAAACACTCTAAGAGCCGAGATAGTTTCTTAAAGTGTGTGaaggaaaatgatcagaaaaaaaaggaagccaaagAGAAAGGTACCTGGGTTCAACTGAAGCGCCAGCCTGCTCCACCCAGAGAAGCACACTTTGTGAGAACCAATGGAAAAGAGCCTGAGCTACTGGAGCCCATTCCCTATGAATTCATGGCATAA